Proteins from one Salinispora arenicola genomic window:
- a CDS encoding acyl-CoA dehydrogenase family protein has product MSPFDLLDVDSSLSAEERQIRGVVRQLVDDRVRPNVAGWYEEGRVPARELAREFGKLGLLGMHLTGYGCAGASAVAYGLACLELEAGDSGVRSLVSVQGSLAMYAIWRYGSAEQKQRWLPAMALGEAIGCFGLTEPDHGSDPASMATRARRDGDDWVLHGTKMWITNASVADVAVIWARTDEGVRGFAVPMDTPGVTVREIRHKMSLRASVTGEISLDDVRLPAAARLPEAVGLKAPLGCLTEARHGIVWGALGAARDCLETALDYATGRTQFGRPLAAFQLTQAKLADMAVEWNKGYLLALHLGRLADARRLRPHQVSVGKLNNVREALAIARQCRTILGANGVSGDYPVMRHANNLESVLTYEGTSEIHQLVIGQRLTGLSAFS; this is encoded by the coding sequence ATGAGTCCTTTCGATCTGTTGGACGTCGACTCGTCGCTGAGTGCCGAGGAACGGCAGATCCGAGGCGTCGTGCGCCAGCTTGTCGACGACCGGGTGCGACCGAACGTCGCCGGCTGGTACGAGGAGGGCCGGGTACCCGCCCGGGAACTGGCCCGGGAGTTCGGGAAGCTGGGCCTACTCGGTATGCACCTGACCGGGTACGGCTGCGCCGGTGCCTCCGCGGTTGCCTACGGCCTGGCGTGCCTGGAACTGGAGGCGGGTGACTCGGGCGTCCGCTCGCTGGTTTCGGTGCAGGGGTCACTGGCGATGTACGCCATCTGGCGCTACGGCAGCGCGGAGCAGAAGCAACGTTGGCTGCCGGCGATGGCCCTCGGTGAGGCGATCGGCTGTTTCGGTCTGACCGAGCCGGACCATGGCTCCGACCCGGCGTCGATGGCCACCCGGGCCCGCCGCGACGGTGACGACTGGGTGCTGCACGGCACCAAGATGTGGATCACCAACGCGTCGGTCGCGGACGTCGCGGTGATCTGGGCGCGTACCGACGAGGGGGTACGCGGGTTCGCCGTGCCGATGGACACGCCCGGGGTAACGGTGCGCGAGATTCGGCACAAGATGTCGCTGAGGGCGTCGGTGACCGGGGAGATCTCCCTCGACGACGTGCGGCTGCCGGCAGCCGCACGACTACCCGAGGCAGTCGGGTTGAAGGCGCCACTGGGGTGCCTCACCGAGGCCCGGCACGGGATCGTCTGGGGAGCGCTCGGCGCGGCCCGTGACTGCCTGGAGACAGCGCTGGACTACGCGACCGGTAGAACCCAGTTCGGTCGGCCCCTCGCCGCGTTCCAGCTCACCCAGGCGAAGCTCGCCGACATGGCGGTCGAGTGGAACAAGGGCTACCTGCTGGCGTTGCACCTGGGCCGGCTCGCGGACGCCCGCCGCCTGCGCCCGCACCAGGTCAGCGTGGGAAAGCTCAACAACGTCCGGGAGGCACTGGCGATCGCCCGGCAGTGCCGCACGATCCTGGGCGCCAATGGTGTGTCGGGTGACTACCCGGTGATGCGCCACGCCAACAACCTGGAGAGTGTGCTCACCTACGAGGGCACCTCGGAGATTCACCAACTCGTTATCGGGCAGCGGCTGACCGGCCTGTCGGCTTTCTCCTGA
- a CDS encoding type II toxin-antitoxin system VapB family antitoxin produces MIFRAVRDGRPYPEHHLTLKQWAEIPPRPLRLDQLITTKRELALDKLLAEDSTFYGDLFPHVVQWNGGLYLEDGLHRALRAALQQRNQIHARVFVFSAAVDGTAPPEVSLG; encoded by the coding sequence GTGATCTTCAGAGCGGTCCGGGACGGGCGTCCATACCCCGAGCACCACCTGACGCTCAAGCAGTGGGCCGAGATTCCCCCACGGCCGCTGCGACTGGACCAGTTGATCACTACGAAACGTGAGTTGGCGCTGGACAAGCTCCTCGCCGAGGATTCGACCTTCTACGGTGACCTCTTCCCACACGTGGTGCAGTGGAACGGTGGGCTCTACCTGGAGGATGGCCTGCACCGGGCGCTGCGAGCCGCGCTCCAGCAGCGGAACCAGATCCATGCCCGGGTGTTCGTCTTCTCCGCGGCGGTCGATGGAACCGCACCGCCTGAGGTGTCGTTAGGGTAG
- a CDS encoding nitroreductase family protein has translation MEFVEVVRRRRMVRNYDPDRPVPPEVVDRLLEHATRAPSAGFSQGWGFLVLEAAEDRDRFWAATTPDTGGRDSWLAGMRRAPLIIVPHANQSAYLDRYAEPDKGWTDRSTERWPVPYWHIDTGFAALLMLLTAVDEGLGACFFGIPPQQWDGYRAAFGVPGEYEPVGAVTIGYRAGDQRSPSLRRGRRPVDEVVRRGRWT, from the coding sequence ATGGAGTTCGTCGAGGTGGTACGGCGTCGTCGGATGGTTCGTAACTACGATCCGGATCGACCGGTCCCGCCGGAGGTGGTGGACCGACTGTTGGAGCACGCGACCCGGGCGCCCTCGGCAGGCTTCTCCCAGGGGTGGGGTTTCCTGGTGCTGGAGGCCGCCGAGGACCGGGATCGGTTCTGGGCGGCGACCACACCCGACACGGGCGGTCGGGACAGCTGGCTGGCCGGAATGCGCCGAGCCCCGTTGATCATCGTTCCGCACGCCAACCAGTCGGCTTATCTGGACCGGTACGCGGAGCCGGACAAGGGTTGGACGGACCGGTCGACGGAGCGTTGGCCGGTGCCCTACTGGCATATTGATACTGGCTTCGCCGCGCTGTTGATGCTGCTCACCGCCGTTGACGAGGGTCTGGGGGCGTGCTTTTTCGGTATTCCTCCGCAGCAGTGGGACGGCTATCGGGCGGCGTTCGGGGTGCCGGGTGAGTATGAGCCGGTCGGTGCGGTCACCATCGGCTACCGCGCGGGCGACCAGCGATCGCCGTCGCTGCGCCGCGGGCGCCGCCCCGTGGACGAGGTGGTCCGCCGCGGTCGGTGGACCTAA